The following coding sequences lie in one Spinacia oleracea cultivar Varoflay chromosome 1, BTI_SOV_V1, whole genome shotgun sequence genomic window:
- the LOC110786871 gene encoding uncharacterized protein, whose translation FYLIPGFSASTLLGVVSPLFVLLILCLVSVDPSRKSSLYEFWHKQLKCGGCGEVTKKETCAARRLVSPIFKEFSYLFKKVSPIPIPKGFANLVQKCKGCGRVGSVQLIPGAGRPLKREDFDSGRYAVLMSFRCQGFEPDEYSFGGHWRVESTKGSVYEDVDLSEGDWAEYDEDEAMPVSVCNLKARFVRINHKLRVFPALFL comes from the exons ttttaccttattcctgggttttccgcgtcaacacttctcGGTGTCGTGTCTCCTTTATTTGTGTTATTAattctttgcttagttagtgtcgatcctagccgaaagtcgtctctatacgaattttggcataaacag CTGAAATGCGGGGGATGTGGAGAGGTGACGAAGAAGGAGACCTGTGCGGCCCGGCGACTTGTTTCTCCTATTTTCAAGGAATTTTCTTATCTCTTTAAGAAGGTTTCTCCTATTCCGATTCCTAAGGGTTTCGCTAATCTCGTCCAGAAG TGTAAGGGCTGTGGTAGAGTGGGTTCTGTTCAATTGATTCCTGGGGCTGGCCGCCCTCTGAAAAGGGAAGATTTTGATTCAGGGAGGTATGCTGTTTTGATGTCCTTCAGATGCCAGGGTTTTGAGCCAGATGAGTACTCCTTTGGTGGTCACTGGAGAGTTGAATCT ACTAAAGGGAGTGTGTATGAGGATGTGGACCTATCGGAAGGGGACTGGGCTGAATATGATGAAGATGAGGCCATGCCAGTTTCAGTATGCAACCTGAAAGCACGTTTCGTAAGGATTAATCATAAGCTGAGAGTGTTTCCTGCACTGTTCCTGTGA
- the LOC130465623 gene encoding uncharacterized protein, with protein sequence MVAYYRLMIGAEYSENVSTIQPMGGCNARNFTFFFKVLHKSTPFTMATGEMTIAEMKAAYEKAQAELAQERASNETLQKELESVKSNKHQSRYKGGKPKKLTFEMPDDFEDVTDDEEETREEEDKEAPDPVTQRLNKMDVRMTKHYSRLMKLMTRFPGAPTPVETEPTDGYAASPFCEAIARVTVPHTLRLPIWTTLYDGTSDPYRHVNFYKQRMWQIGIPHDLVEPVMCKSFGGTLDGAALEWLTNVPPRSISCLSDLINAFYQQFASSRQLEKQTSDLYRTAIEAFKRGLIPNSELYREITKYPCATFEEVRSRATAQMRIEDDEVIRTASQRSIGGSSDRRSYTPRNNNWRHQPYVRQNQVHNVNQYYDTNNVYRNERVEHPNISDYGFNVDIGGVVNALQNVGGTVRWPRKNDRPDSMKDMSKWCDFHRDNGHTTEECISLKKEVAYLLKRGHLKELLRDKGKETFSKEQTTLPGPTTSSERPDPPPFNKVVNVISGGSDICGLTSSAAKKINRGESETVEEGQTEDEVALHRSLTAMAITFDDSDSVDTQREHHDGLVISLPIGNALIKRILVDNGSSANVLFLEALQEMGLEEKNIVRRSTVLVGFSGEALRTVGEISLPTYAEGVNMMTKFNVVDCPSAYNVILGRPWIHKMKAVPSTYHQSIKFPTKWGVMEIKGQQRDAKKCYETALKPSKSPI encoded by the exons ATGGTGGCGTATTACAGACTGATGATAGGTGCTGAATACAGCGAGAATGTATCCACCATTCAGCCTATGGGTGGTTGCAATGCTCGTAACTTCACTTTCTTCTTCAAG gttttACACAAAAGCACCCCTTTCACCATGGCTACTGGAGAGATGACGATCGCAGAGATGAAAGCGGCTTACGAGAAAGCCCAAGCCGAGCTAGCCCAAGAGAGGGCATCCAATGAAACCCTCCAGAAAGAGCTCGAATCTGTGAAGAGCAACAAGCACCAGTCCCGCTACAAAGGTGGGAAGCCGAAAAAGCTAACGTTCGAGATGCCCGATGACTTTGAAGATGTGACCGACGATGAGGAGGAGACCCGTGAGGAAGAAGACAAAGAAGCTCCCGATCCGGTGACCCAACGCCTGAACAAGATGGATGTACGCATGACGAAACACTATTCCCGCCTGATGAAGTTAATGACCAGGTTCCCCGGGGCACCTACACCGGTGGAGACCGAGCCGACCGACGGGTATGCAGCGTCGCCGTTCTGCGAAGCGATCGCTAGAGTGACAGTTCCGCATACACTCCGGCTCCCAATCTGGACCACCCTGTACGACGGGACGTCCGACCCCTATAGGCACGTCAACTTCTACAAGCAGCGCATGTGGCAGATCGGGATTCCGCACGACCTAGTGGAACCTGTTATGTGCAAATCTTTCGGCGGCACCCTTGATGGAGCAGCTTTGGAATGGCTCACGAACGTCCCCCCCAGATCCATCTCCTGTTTGTCCGATCTCATCAACGCCTTCTACCAACAATTTGCCAGCAGTCGCCAGTTAGAAAAGCAAACCAGTGATCTCTATCG GACCGCTATTGAGGCATTCAAGAGAGGCCTCATCCCCAATTCGGAGCTATACCGGGAaataaccaaatacccctgtgCAACTTTCGAAGAGGTGCGATCAAGGGCCACCGCCCAGATGCGAATCGAAGACGACGAGGTTATCCGAACAGCATCTCAACGATCGATAGGGGGCAGCAGCGACAGAAGATCGTACACCCCGAGGAACAACAATTGGCGACACCAACCATATGTTCGGCAAAACCAGGTACACAATGTCAATCAGTATTATGATACTAACAATGTTTACAGGAACGAGCGGGTCGAACACCCTAACATCTCCGACTACGGCTTCAACGTCGACATTGGAGGTGTGGTGAACGCCCTTCAAAATGTAGGTGGAACAGTCAGATGGCCCCGGAAGAACGACAGACCGGACTCCATGAAGGACATGAGCAAATGGTGCGACTTCCACCGCGACAACGGACACACAACCGAGGAGTGCATATCCCTCAAAAAGGAAGTCGCGTACCTCCTGAAACGGGGGCATCTAAAAGAACTGTTGAGAGACAAGGGAAAAGAAACATTTTCCAAAGAGCAAACCACCCTGCCCGGCCCAACGACAAGCAGCGAGCGACCAGACCCACCACCGTTCAATAAAGTGGTAAATGTTATTTCCGGTGGTTCAGATATTTGTGGACTAACCtcttctgcagctaaaaaaATTAACAGGGGAGAATCTGAGACCGTAGAAGAGGGACAAACCGAAGACGAGGTCGCACTACACAGGTCCCTAACCGCAATGGCTATCACTTTCGACGACTCAGATTCTGTAGATACACAGCGGGAGCACCACGACGGGTTGGTAATATCGCTCCCAATAGGGAACGCATTGATCAAAAGGATACTGGTCGACAACGGAAGCTCAGCCAACGTACTGTTCTTGGaagcactacaagaaatgggATTAGAAGAGAAAAACATTGTAAGGAGATCAACAGTTCTGGTAGGGTTCAGTGGAGAAGCACTACGGACGGTAGGAGAGATATCGCTGCCTACATACGCAGAAGGCGTCAACATGATGACCAAGTTCAACGTCGTCGATTGTCCATCAGCATACAACGTCATCCTAGGACgaccatggatccacaaaatgaagGCAGTGCCCTCAACATATCACCAATCAATCAAGTTCCCAACCAAGTGGGGggtcatggaaatcaaagggCAGCAAAGAGATGCGAAGAAATGTTATGAGACAGCACTGAAGCCATCCAAGTCACccatctag
- the LOC110786804 gene encoding transcription factor SRM1-like encodes MANSRSTWTWQQNKAFEVAVAIYSEDHSEEKWGKIASEIPGYKTIEEIKHHYQLLVGDVEAIESGLVPLPPYTAATTAPHFADHKFMWEFRKGQPWSENEHKQFLLGLHKYGKGDWKSISMEFVRTRSASQVASHAQKYFKRQTDKKKKKKDRKRWSIFDITAPVDQGGSQNRGSSSLSSKNDDHTRKGKETEPAVINEVTFEEKDPMIAPAEYVLPQDSWSFEDDPSIDFYAIDECLSQLPPL; translated from the coding sequence atgGCAAATTCGAGGTCTACATGGACATGGCAACAAAATAAGGCATTCGAGGTAGCTGTAGCAATTTACTCAGAGGATCATTCAGAAGAAAAGTGGGGAAAAATAGCATCTGAAATCCCAGGATACAAAACCATAGAAGAGATTAAGCACCACTATCAACTCTTAGTTGGTGATGTTGAAGCAATTGAATCAGGATTAGTCCCTTTACCCCCCTATACCGCGGCCACCACCGCCCCTCATTTTGCTGATCATAAATTCATGTGGGAATTTCGTAAAGGGCAGCCGTGGAGTGAGAATGAACACAAGCAATTCCTTTTGGGATTGCACAAGTATGGAAAAGGGGATTGGAAAAGCATATCCATGGAGTTTGTCAGAACAAGGTCTGCATCTCAAGTTGCAAGTCATGCACAAAAGTATTTTAAGAGGCAAACagataagaaaaagaaaaagaaagacaGGAAAAGGTGGAGTATTTTCGATATTACTGCTCCTGTGGATCAAGGAGGCAGTCAAAATCGCGGTAGCAGTAGCCTTAGTAGTAAGAATGATGATCATACTCGAAAGGGAAAGGAGACAGAACCTGCAGTCATCAATGAGGTAACTTTTGAGGAGAAGGATCCAATGATTGCACCAGCGGAGTATGTATTACCCCAGGACAGTTGGTCTTTTGAGGATGATCCGAGTATAGATTTTTACGCAATAGATGAGTGTTTGTCTCAACTTCCACCCTTGTGA
- the LOC110786872 gene encoding uncharacterized protein, translated as MAVPSSPVPAAEKKNKEDINGEMVTQKDEDLKQPKRSKDPGVRVVGGRIYDSQNGKTCHQCRQKTMDFTAGCKNMKGDKQCTIKFCHKCLINRYGEKAEDMAIIDDWKCPKCRDICNCSFCRKKKGHKPTGILVHAAKATGFSSVSELLNVKGMDACQELIVKCKVAASPKKSTALIEVEEPKVGTSKKRGKENSSDGPMNSQSPISCPNDKQAKKVKQEGVKRLKERVEDDKDNGVVCSPIKHTVVIGLRRSPRKLIIPQEITKKEEVVDDKDNVRRSPRKFNAPQEVTKNDEKMSDINCGKVTKKVKKEKVQAEPKVKSGKHQKDINIDHVVVDVVLPPGSLLTNVAGIDLLPDDIGHALQFLEFCSAFREVLNIVKGQPEAVLRDIVCGRNRRGKVSSTVQFLIQLLSFILKDTDEDEDEEEESTCLSPSNGKESWIHSLKRCLSNSELELEDFPEDCLNKGCHGFEMLESSQKLKLLTFLCDESLSTKQMRTWIDEQNSKSVEKEKEAKESLNAAKEKEKQAKRKLQEKVAKAIIAKNGAPLTISEHDSIMSKIKKETELARAALMEAMDSMPKKRRRSDAVRTDAIFLDDSSRAYWRLTCFGDSNLLLQEVGSPEQIDYKDKWFSYSAEEMQVVEKYISSVRLNRHKRIKLGDQTKVKSTSEFEADSSSNDDSLPATIDN; from the exons ATGGCCGTTCCTTCAAGTCCAGTTCCTGCAGCTGAGAAGAAGAATAAGGAAGATATCAATGGAGAAATGGTGACCCAGAAAGATGAAGATCTAAAGCAACCTAAGCGTAGTAAAGATCCCGGTGTTCGTGTTGTTGGTGGTAGAATCTACGATTCTCAAAATGGCAAGACTTGCCATCAG tgccGCCAAAAAACAATGGACTTCACTGCTGGATGCAAGAACATGAAGGGAGATAAGCAATGTACTATTAAATTCTGCCACAAGTGCCTCATAAATAG ATATGGAGAGAAAGCGGAAGATATGGCAATTATTGATGATTGGAAATGCCCCAAGTGCAGAGACATTTGTAACTGCAGCTTTTGCAG GAAGAAAAAGGGCCACAAGCCTACTGGCATTCTCGTTCACGCAGCAAAGGCAACTGGGTTTTCCTCTGTTTCGGAGTTATTAAATGTCAAGGGTATGGATGCGTGTCAGGAGCTGATTGTCAAATGTAAGGTGGCTGCTTCCCCAAAGAAATCAACAGCTTTGATTGAAGTGGAG GAGCCTAAGGTGGGTACTTCTAAAAAACGAGGGAAGGAGAACTCTTCTGATGGACCAATGAACTCTCAGTCTCCAATCTCATGTCCTAATGATAAACAGGCGAAAAAAGTTAAGCAGGAGGGGGTAAAAAGGCTCAAGGAGAGGGTAGAAGATGATAAAGATAATGGTGTTGTGTGTAGCCCCATAAAACATACAGTGGTGATTGGCCTAAGAAGAAGTCCAAGAAAACTCATCATCCCCCAGGAAATCACCAAAAAGGAAGAGGTGGTTGATGACAAGGATAACGTGAGAAGAAGTCCTAGAAAATTCAATGCCCCTCAGGAAGTTACAAAAAATGATGAGAAGATGAGTGATATCAATTGTGGGAAAGTAACTAAGAAAGTGAAGAAGGAAAAAGTTCAAGCAGAGCCAAAAGTGAAGTCTGGCAAACATCAGAAAGATATAAATATCGATCATGTTGTTGTGGATGTAGTCCTGCCTCCGGGCAGTTTGTTGACCAACGTGGCTGGGATTGACTTGCTTCCTGATGATATTGGACATGCTTTGCAATTTCTGGAATTCTGCTCTGCTTTTCGTGAG GTACTAAACATTGTGAAAGGACAGCCTGAAGCTGTACTGAGAGATATAGTGTGTGGACGGAATAGGCGGGGAAAAGTTTCGTCTACTGTCCAGTTTCTTATCCAGCTATTGTCTTTTATCCTGAAGGACACAGATGAAGacgaagatgaagaggaaga ATCTACTTGTTTAAGCCCGTCTAATGGAAAGGAGTCTTGGATACATTCCCTAAAAAGATGCCTCTCTAACTCTGAGCTTGAATTGGAGGACTTCCCCGAGGATTGCTTGAACAAAGGATGTCATGGGTTTGAGATGTTGGAATCCTCGCAAAAACTCAAACTTCTGACGTTTCTTTGTGATGAATCTCTTTCTACCAA ACAAATGAGGACTTGGATAGATGAACAAAACTCGAAGTctgttgaaaaagagaaagaagCAAAAGAAAGTTTGAATGCGGCCAAGGAGAAG GAAAAGCAGGCAAAGCGCAAGCTTCAAGAGAAAGTTGCTAAAGCAATTATAGCAAAGAATGGTGCACCTCTTACTATTTCTGAACATGATTCTATTATGtctaaaataaaaaaggaaacagaGCTTGCACGTGCAGCATTGATGGAAGCTATGGACTCGATGCCTAAGA AGAGACGAAGATCAGATGCTGTAAGGACGGATGCAATCTTTTTGGACGACAGTAGCCGTGCTTATTGGAGATTAACATGTTTTGGTGATTCAAACTTACTACTTCAAG AGGTGGGAAGTCCAGAACAAATTGACTACAAGGATAAATGGTTTAGTTATAGTGCTGAAGAGATGCAAGTGGTTGAAAAGTACATTTCTTCTGTAAG ACTCAATAGACACAAGCGCATTAAGCTTGGTGATCAAACAAAGGTGAAGAGCACTTCCGAATTTGAAGCAGATTCAAGCTCCAACGATGACTCACTACCTGCTACAATTGATAACTAA
- the LOC130465622 gene encoding uncharacterized protein, with amino-acid sequence MAKTRPTVVKDREDVGVSRAKSLNPIYSTVEDPAAFITLAGLPPSAEVRIPGQEDEAKDCPEGYVVMYEYPFILGFLFPFTPLARSFVEVFNLSPGQLMPQIWRIFTVVHRVTSGWRTPFDLADLMHVYDLSLKECCRYTLVTKKKKKNLCVGLAVNDRGWQSRFVYVNKASLGEVGNFLVEGWTTEVVDTSLAGLNSDSHDKCLRFLGCSVVERSFSRDGGRLGSQEGSQVGDVDEEEAEDETICLVRRRRRLDLLEEVVANSSSASEEEFEMANTSENTLSSKPVSRMSQSEMMERARKRLRSNSNAGGQGGQAMPLVPRYSKIGASPETPVVIGGEGFHPLSSSSPPRPFQVSSTAVAATRPPAASAKKRPADKSSVEDTVVTLPPNFLGDGEDAVVWPHADRLILKEIIASCVAFVTCFSLQASQAALAVRRQCSLLCDELISSKNQVAMAKKAATSWEGKWMASEKKLVDLAAAVKSKDEQLKGKDDQIADASKELERVKGELASTVEEMQGLRILYDALQEEFKDCEALAVWRTRAQMMFSCLKGEVSLWPCQKEVDDYLANGGTLEELSVPVVDADELAMEADTAGTNGADADVAPLVEDVSSVDREGEASM; translated from the exons ATGGCAAAAACTAGGCCGACCGTGGTTAAGGATAGGGAAGATGTTGGGGTTAGTCGGGCCAAGTCACTCAACCCGATCTACTCTACTGTTGAGGATCCAGCGGCTTTTATAACTCTCGCCGGTCTTCCGCCGTCGGCTGAAGTGAGGATTCCTGGTCAAGAGGATGAGGCCAAGGATTGCCCGGAGGGTTATGTGGTCATGTATGAGTACCCTTTTATTCTGGggtttttgtttccttttaCACCCTTGGCTAGATCTTTTGTTGAGGTGTTCAATTTAAGCCCTGGCCAATTGATGCCCCAGATCTGGCGTATTTTTACTGTAGTGCATAGGGTTACTTCGGGTTGGCGAACACCGTTTGACTTGGCTGATCTGATGCATGTTTATGATTTATCCTTGAAGGAGTGTTGTCGGTATACTTTGGTgacgaagaaaaagaagaagaatttGTGTGTCGGGTTAGCTGTAAATGATAGGGGTTGGCAAAGTCGTTTTGTTTATGTGAATAAGGCGTCTCTGGGAGAAGTAGGAAACTTCTTAGTGGAAGGGTGGACGACGGAAG TTGTTGATACGTCGTTAGCTGGTTTGAACTCTGACTCTCACGATAAGTGTTTGAGGTTTCTGGGTTGTTCTGTCGTGGAGAGATCGTTCAGCCGTGACGGAGGTCGTTTGGGAAGTCAAGAGGGGAGTCAAGTTGGTGACGTTGACGAGGAGGAGGCTGAAGACGAGACGATTTGCTTAGTTCGTCGTCGACGGAGGTTGGACTTACTCGAGGAAGTCGTTGCGAATTCGTCGTCTGCATCAGAGGAAGAGTTTGAGATGGCTAACACATCAG AGAATACGCTGTCGTCTAAGCCAGTGTCGAGGATGTCACAGAGCGAGATGATGGAACGAGCTAGGAAGCGGTTGAGGTCGAACAGTAACGCTGGTGGGCAGGGTGGTCAGGCGATGCCTCTCGTGCCTCGTTATTCTAAGATAGGTGCGTCGCCTGAGACGCCCGTTGTTATAGGGGGTGAAGGTTTTCATCCTCTATCGTCGTCGTCGCCGCCGAGGCCGTTTCAGGTGTCGTCGACTGCTGTTGCTGCGACTAGGCCCCCTGCTGCGTCGGCCAAGAAGCGTCCTGCTGACAAAAGCTCCGTCGAGGATACTGTTGTCACTCTGCCCCCGAACTTCTTGGGCGACGGTGAAGATGCCGTTGTTTGGCCGCATGCAGACCGAttgatattgaaggaaataat CGCGTCGTGTGTCGCTTTCGTGACATGTTTTTCTTTACAGGCGTCACAGGCTGCTTTGGCCGTGCGTAGGCAGTGCTCCTTGTTGTGCGACGAGCTTATCTCCTCGAAGAACCAAGTGGCTATGGCGAAGAAGGCGGCGACTTCTTGGGAAGGTAAGTGGATGGCTTCTGAGAAGAAGTTGGTCGATCTTGCTGCGGCGGTTAAGTCGAAAGACGAACAATTAAAGGGCAAGGACGACCAGATTGCTGACGCGTCGAAGGAGTTGGAAAGGGTAAAGGGGGAGTTGGCGTCGACCGTGGAAGAAATGCAAGGGTTAAGGATTTTATACGACGCTTTGCAGGAGGAGTTTAAGGATTGCGAGGCTTTGGCTGTGTGGAGGACGAGGGCGCAGATGATGTTCTCGTGTTTGAAGGGGGAGGTTAGCCTCTGGCCATGCCAAAAAGAGGTGGATGACTACCTTGCTAATGGTGGCACCCTTGAAGAGTTGTCGGTGCCGGTGGTGGACGCGGATGAGTTGGCGATGGAAGCCGACACTGCTGGTACTAACGGAGCTGATGCCGATGTCGCCCCTCTGGTCGAAGACGTTTCTTCCGTTGATCGAGAGGGTGAAGCGTCCATGTAG